A stretch of the Sphingosinithalassobacter tenebrarum genome encodes the following:
- a CDS encoding YbaB/EbfC family nucleoid-associated protein codes for MKNLEDIMAMAQNVQAELQKAQESLETIEVEGASGGGMVKVRASAKGRILGVDIDDSLMQVSEKPMLEDLIAAALNDARAKADAASQEQMAKMTNGLPLPPGMKLPF; via the coding sequence ATGAAGAATCTCGAAGACATCATGGCAATGGCGCAGAACGTCCAGGCCGAGCTGCAGAAGGCGCAGGAAAGCCTTGAGACGATCGAAGTCGAAGGCGCGTCGGGCGGCGGCATGGTGAAGGTGCGCGCATCGGCCAAGGGACGCATCCTGGGCGTCGATATCGACGATTCGCTGATGCAGGTTTCGGAAAAGCCGATGCTGGAGGATCTGATCGCCGCCGCGCTCAACGACGCGCGGGCAAAGGCCGATGCCGCCTCGCAGGAGCAGATGGCAAAGATGACCAACGGGCTGCCGTTGCCGCCGGGGATGAAGCTGCCCTTCTGA
- a CDS encoding RluA family pseudouridine synthase produces MERGAAIVEAVIADAADGWRLDRALADALPDLSRERVKALIASGNVTGPDGLARDPSRKTAAGAAFRVAVPQPEPASNEAQDIALDVVFEDEHLIVVDKPAGMVVHPACGNPDGTLVNALLHHCAGQLSGIGGVARPGIVHRIDKDTSGLLVAAKHDRAHEGLARQFKAHSIERRYHAIVAGLPGPTSGTIDAPLARSPANRKKVAVVKGGKRAVTHYRMLRGLREAALVECRLETGRTHQVRVHMTSIGHPLLGDPVYGRSRPTHRSVLTETGFARQALHAAHLGFIHPVNSNALAFDSEMPADMQELFDKLLV; encoded by the coding sequence ATGGAGCGGGGGGCGGCAATAGTCGAGGCAGTGATTGCGGATGCGGCCGATGGCTGGCGCCTTGATCGCGCGCTTGCTGATGCGCTGCCCGATCTTTCGCGCGAACGCGTGAAGGCCCTGATTGCCAGCGGAAACGTGACCGGCCCGGATGGGCTCGCCCGCGATCCTTCGCGCAAGACCGCAGCCGGCGCGGCGTTTCGCGTCGCAGTTCCGCAGCCCGAACCGGCGTCGAACGAAGCGCAGGATATTGCGCTGGACGTCGTCTTCGAAGACGAACATCTGATCGTAGTCGACAAGCCCGCGGGGATGGTGGTTCACCCGGCCTGCGGCAACCCGGATGGAACGCTGGTCAACGCGCTGCTGCATCATTGCGCTGGCCAGCTTTCCGGGATCGGCGGCGTTGCCCGTCCGGGCATTGTCCACCGGATCGACAAGGACACGTCGGGCCTGCTCGTCGCCGCCAAGCATGACCGGGCGCACGAAGGGCTTGCGCGTCAATTCAAGGCACACAGCATCGAGCGGCGCTATCACGCGATTGTCGCGGGACTGCCCGGCCCGACCAGCGGCACGATCGACGCGCCGCTCGCGCGGTCCCCGGCCAATCGCAAGAAAGTGGCGGTCGTCAAGGGCGGCAAGCGCGCGGTGACGCACTACCGGATGCTGCGCGGCCTGCGCGAAGCGGCACTGGTCGAATGCCGGCTGGAAACCGGCCGCACCCACCAGGTGCGCGTCCATATGACGTCGATCGGGCATCCACTGTTGGGCGATCCGGTATATGGCCGGTCGCGCCCTACGCATCGTTCCGTATTGACGGAAACCGGCTTTGCCCGTCAGGCCTTGCACGCCGCACATCTGGGGTTCATTCACCCCGTGAATAGTAACGCTTTGGCGTTTGACAGCGAAATGCCTGCTGACATGCAGGAACTGTTCGATAAGCTTCTCGTATAA
- a CDS encoding DUF4129 domain-containing protein — MTVGNAQQAAVSSDAQFDAAYRALRGDPTTQFDLTPAPPPPEPPQWLHDLGEWVIDVFRPVARFLGWITSMMPDWPFARILLWTLIVVALAALIWFVVRWVRGRGWRRKGHDTADAADPEEGWVPEAAPARAWLEEADALAARGDFGEAVHHLLRRSIEDIERRRPRLVRPALTSRDLAATDEIPARARELFSGIVATVERSLFGERPVTETEWTATRAAYSDFALTKSWRA; from the coding sequence TTGACTGTCGGCAATGCGCAGCAGGCCGCTGTGTCCAGTGACGCGCAATTCGACGCTGCCTATCGTGCATTGCGCGGGGATCCGACTACCCAGTTCGATCTCACGCCCGCGCCGCCGCCTCCCGAGCCGCCGCAATGGCTCCACGATCTGGGCGAGTGGGTGATCGACGTGTTCCGCCCGGTCGCGCGCTTTCTGGGATGGATCACCAGCATGATGCCAGACTGGCCGTTCGCGCGGATATTGTTGTGGACGCTGATCGTCGTCGCCCTGGCGGCGCTGATCTGGTTCGTAGTGCGATGGGTGCGCGGCAGGGGCTGGCGCCGCAAGGGGCACGACACGGCGGACGCTGCTGACCCCGAGGAAGGCTGGGTGCCCGAGGCCGCCCCGGCGCGCGCCTGGCTCGAGGAAGCCGATGCGCTCGCCGCGCGGGGCGATTTCGGCGAAGCGGTGCACCATCTGCTGCGGCGGAGCATCGAGGATATCGAGCGCCGCCGCCCGCGGCTGGTGCGTCCCGCGCTGACGAGCCGCGACCTTGCCGCAACCGACGAGATTCCGGCGCGTGCCCGTGAACTGTTCTCCGGCATCGTCGCTACGGTGGAGCGCAGCCTTTTCGGCGAGCGACCGGTTACCGAAACCGAGTGGACCGCGACTCGCGCTGCCTATTCCGACTTCGCGCTGACGAAAAGCTGGCGCGCATGA
- a CDS encoding RNA polymerase sigma factor has protein sequence MDDSGRVYDELLVLHVRPGDRAALAIDVVQDSWIGIIRGISRLNDPAKFPAWAFGILRRRAASAVMATAGRRARQGEGDIEAAPDGGGEPGEALAIAQAFARLNTDQRVAASLFFVERLTLEEIALATDAPVGTVKSRIFHARKILKNALSGDMT, from the coding sequence GTGGATGATAGCGGCCGGGTCTATGACGAATTGCTGGTTCTGCATGTCCGACCGGGCGACCGGGCGGCGCTGGCGATCGACGTGGTGCAGGATAGCTGGATCGGGATCATCCGCGGGATTTCGCGGCTGAACGATCCGGCGAAATTTCCGGCATGGGCGTTCGGCATATTGCGGCGGCGGGCGGCTTCGGCGGTCATGGCGACCGCGGGGCGCCGGGCGCGGCAGGGCGAAGGCGATATCGAAGCCGCGCCCGATGGCGGCGGCGAACCGGGCGAGGCGCTGGCGATCGCGCAGGCATTCGCGCGGCTCAACACCGATCAGCGGGTGGCGGCGAGCCTGTTCTTCGTCGAGCGGCTGACGCTCGAGGAAATCGCGCTCGCCACCGATGCGCCGGTCGGCACCGTCAAATCGCGCATCTTCCACGCGCGCAAGATCCTCAAAAACGCACTTTCAGGAGACATGACATGA
- the mtgA gene encoding monofunctional biosynthetic peptidoglycan transglycosylase has protein sequence MGLLIIGFAALSVAMVGLYRFFPPPVTLTMIGDMVGGHGAQRSWRPLSRIDPNMVRAVIGAEDSNFCSHDGFDWEAIRTAWRENQQGGRVRGGSTISQQTAKNVFLWQGGGYARKGLEAWFTFLIEHLWGKRRIMEVYLNVAETGIGTYGVEAGARRYFKHGADKLSTREAAQIAAVLPQPKKRSGTNPQGFTRRYADSIAGRIGTVRAQGLDACTR, from the coding sequence ATGGGGCTGCTGATCATCGGGTTTGCGGCGCTTTCGGTCGCAATGGTGGGCCTGTACCGCTTCTTTCCCCCGCCGGTGACGCTGACGATGATCGGCGACATGGTCGGCGGTCATGGAGCGCAGCGAAGCTGGCGGCCCTTGTCGCGGATCGATCCGAATATGGTGCGCGCCGTGATCGGAGCGGAGGATTCCAACTTCTGCTCCCATGACGGATTCGACTGGGAGGCGATCCGAACCGCCTGGCGCGAGAACCAGCAGGGCGGTCGCGTGCGCGGCGGATCGACGATCAGCCAGCAGACCGCCAAGAACGTCTTTCTCTGGCAGGGCGGCGGCTATGCCCGCAAGGGGCTCGAGGCCTGGTTCACCTTCCTGATCGAGCATCTATGGGGCAAGCGCCGGATCATGGAAGTCTATCTCAACGTCGCTGAAACCGGCATCGGCACCTATGGCGTCGAGGCCGGAGCGCGGCGCTATTTCAAGCACGGCGCCGACAAACTCAGCACCCGAGAAGCCGCACAGATCGCCGCAGTCCTGCCGCAGCCCAAAAAGCGTTCAGGCACCAACCCGCAAGGCTTTACCCGCCGCTATGCCGACAGCATCGCCGGACGGATCGGCACGGTGCGGGCGCAGGGGCTGGACGCCTGCACCCGCTGA
- a CDS encoding DUF58 domain-containing protein: protein MIYPTRAAILVTAAGAPLAFALAIFMPDRWYAGLAWPLAGLLLTLADALAGPGVRAGSAHAVMPTSISVGSRFPISVDVEIAGMAPPKSAQIGLEVSDIVDGADAPLAVPLEQGRGRGVRQLAALRRGAVTIPQIWLRWRGPLGLVWKQRRIASESGASIHPDLEAARERGAQIFQRHALQGLLSQMDNGDGTDFDALVEYQSGMDRRRIDWKQSARHTKLHAKEHHTERNSQIVFAVDAGRQMCEPVAGLPRVDRAVSAMLLSAWVALKLGDRVAISAFDSRPRLVSGFVSGTRGFGEVQKMAARIDYSGDETNYTFALTTLAGQLQRRSMVVLFTEFTDLISAEFLVRGAQRLLRTHLVLVVVLRDEELETIEERRPETPDDITRAVTAGAMLKERLLVLTRLRHLGAHVVESEHDRVGDRLVAAYLDLKRRNQL, encoded by the coding sequence TTGATCTATCCCACCCGGGCAGCGATATTGGTAACCGCCGCGGGCGCCCCTCTTGCGTTCGCGCTCGCCATATTCATGCCCGATCGCTGGTATGCCGGTCTTGCCTGGCCGCTTGCCGGGCTGTTGCTGACGCTGGCCGATGCGCTGGCCGGGCCGGGCGTGCGTGCCGGAAGCGCGCATGCCGTCATGCCGACTTCCATTTCGGTGGGTAGCCGGTTTCCCATTTCCGTCGATGTCGAGATCGCCGGAATGGCACCGCCGAAAAGCGCCCAAATAGGCCTTGAAGTCAGCGATATCGTCGACGGCGCGGATGCGCCGCTTGCGGTGCCGCTCGAACAGGGCCGTGGGCGCGGCGTTCGCCAGTTGGCGGCGTTGCGGCGCGGCGCGGTTACGATCCCGCAGATATGGCTGCGCTGGCGCGGCCCGCTCGGCCTGGTATGGAAACAGCGCCGGATCGCCAGCGAGTCGGGCGCCTCGATCCATCCCGATCTCGAAGCCGCGCGCGAACGCGGCGCGCAGATTTTCCAGCGGCACGCGCTGCAGGGGCTGCTCAGCCAGATGGACAATGGCGATGGCACCGATTTCGACGCGCTGGTCGAATATCAGTCGGGCATGGACCGGCGGCGGATCGACTGGAAGCAGTCGGCACGCCACACCAAGCTGCACGCCAAGGAACATCATACCGAACGCAACAGTCAGATCGTCTTCGCGGTCGATGCTGGACGCCAGATGTGCGAACCGGTTGCCGGGCTTCCCCGTGTCGACCGCGCGGTTTCGGCAATGCTGCTCAGCGCGTGGGTGGCGCTGAAACTCGGCGATCGCGTGGCAATCAGCGCGTTCGATTCCCGACCGCGACTGGTGAGCGGATTCGTCTCGGGAACACGCGGCTTCGGCGAAGTCCAGAAGATGGCCGCGCGGATCGATTACAGCGGCGACGAGACCAATTACACTTTCGCGCTGACGACGCTGGCCGGACAGCTTCAGCGGCGCTCGATGGTGGTTCTGTTCACGGAGTTCACTGATCTGATCTCGGCCGAGTTCCTGGTGCGCGGGGCGCAACGATTGTTGCGCACGCATCTGGTGCTGGTCGTCGTGCTGCGGGACGAGGAGCTCGAGACGATCGAGGAACGGCGCCCGGAGACGCCAGACGACATTACCCGCGCGGTTACAGCCGGCGCGATGCTCAAGGAGCGGCTGCTGGTGCTGACTCGGTTGCGGCATCTCGGCGCGCATGTCGTCGAGAGCGAGCATGATCGCGTCGGCGACCGGCTGGTTGCGGCCTATCTCGATCTCAAGCGGAGGAACCAGCTATGA
- the rpoH gene encoding RNA polymerase sigma factor RpoH → MASGTNVPATIPALGGEASLNRYLAEIKKFPILAPEQEYMLAKRFQEHGDTDAAAQLVTSHLRLVAKIAMGYRGYGLPVSELISEGNIGLMQGVKKFEPDRGFRLATYAMWWIRASIQEFILRSWSLVKMGTTAAQKKLFFNLRRMKAKLDAFEDGDLRPEDVEKIATDLGVTTDEVISMNRRMAMGGDTSLNVPMREDSESQWMDWLQDEEPLQDERVAETQEADVRHDMLVEAMDDLNDREKHILTERRLTDDPKTLEELSQVYGVSRERVRQIEVRAFEKLQKAMMRLAGEKRLLATN, encoded by the coding sequence ATGGCTAGCGGAACCAACGTCCCTGCGACGATCCCCGCGCTTGGCGGCGAGGCAAGCCTCAACCGCTATCTGGCCGAGATCAAGAAATTTCCGATCTTGGCACCCGAGCAGGAATATATGCTCGCCAAGCGTTTTCAGGAACATGGCGACACCGATGCCGCTGCGCAACTGGTGACGAGCCACCTGCGCCTCGTGGCGAAGATCGCAATGGGCTATCGCGGATACGGCCTGCCGGTCAGCGAGCTGATCAGCGAAGGCAATATCGGCCTGATGCAGGGCGTGAAGAAATTCGAGCCCGATCGCGGCTTCCGACTCGCGACCTATGCGATGTGGTGGATCCGCGCCTCGATCCAGGAATTCATCCTGCGCTCGTGGAGCCTCGTCAAAATGGGCACCACCGCCGCGCAGAAGAAGCTGTTCTTCAACCTGCGCCGGATGAAGGCGAAGCTCGACGCGTTCGAGGACGGCGACCTGCGCCCCGAGGACGTCGAGAAGATCGCCACAGATCTGGGCGTCACGACCGACGAAGTCATCTCCATGAACCGTCGCATGGCGATGGGCGGCGATACGTCGCTCAACGTCCCGATGCGCGAGGACAGCGAGAGCCAGTGGATGGACTGGCTTCAGGACGAGGAACCGCTTCAGGACGAGCGCGTCGCCGAAACGCAGGAAGCCGATGTCCGCCACGACATGCTGGTCGAGGCGATGGACGATCTCAACGATCGCGAGAAGCACATTCTCACCGAGCGGCGCCTGACCGACGATCCCAAGACGCTCGAGGAACTGAGCCAGGTCTATGGCGTCAGCCGCGAGCGCGTCCGCCAGATCGAGGTTCGCGCGTTCGAGAAGCTGCAAAAGGCAATGATGCGGCTTGCGGGCGAGAAACGCCTGCTCGCCACCAACTGA
- a CDS encoding stage II sporulation protein M, producing MSAPMSSAPVPVVNATRFRAAYEVEWYRLDEIVTRIEKKSVRVVDADDLLALPVLYRAALSSLSVARETSLDRELVAYLEQLCTRAYFQIYGAPGDSWRQIGAFFATGWPAAVASLWRETIVSVALMLLGALAAYMLVTNDPAWFYSIVPESLAQGRDPSASQEVLREVLYSGDGEGALATFATFLFTHNSQVALFAFALGFAFAVPTAFLMLYNGLMLGAFFAIYVPKGLGVALGGWLFIHGTTELFAIAIAGAAGFRIGLAVAFPGRMRRLDSAVAAGRTGGLAMAGVVVMLLAAGLLEGIGRQTVQSDALRYAIGGTILLGWLIYFYLPRPNRERTP from the coding sequence ATGAGCGCACCGATGTCCTCCGCCCCTGTGCCCGTGGTGAATGCCACGCGCTTTCGCGCCGCCTATGAAGTCGAATGGTATCGGCTCGACGAAATTGTGACGCGGATCGAGAAAAAGTCCGTCCGGGTTGTCGATGCCGACGATCTGCTTGCCTTGCCGGTGCTCTATCGCGCGGCGCTTTCGTCGCTGTCGGTGGCGCGTGAAACCTCGCTCGATCGCGAGCTGGTCGCCTATCTCGAGCAGTTGTGCACCCGTGCCTATTTCCAGATTTACGGCGCACCGGGTGACAGCTGGCGCCAGATCGGCGCCTTTTTCGCGACCGGCTGGCCGGCTGCTGTCGCGTCGCTCTGGCGCGAGACGATCGTGTCGGTCGCGCTGATGCTGCTCGGCGCGCTGGCGGCCTATATGCTCGTCACCAACGATCCCGCATGGTTCTACAGCATCGTCCCGGAGTCGCTGGCACAGGGGCGCGACCCTTCCGCTTCGCAGGAGGTGCTGCGCGAAGTGCTTTACTCGGGCGATGGCGAGGGTGCGCTCGCCACGTTCGCGACATTCCTGTTCACGCACAATTCGCAGGTGGCGCTGTTCGCCTTTGCGCTGGGTTTCGCCTTTGCGGTGCCGACTGCGTTTCTGATGCTTTATAACGGGCTGATGCTGGGTGCGTTTTTCGCGATCTATGTGCCCAAGGGGCTGGGAGTGGCACTCGGCGGCTGGTTGTTCATTCACGGCACGACCGAGCTGTTCGCCATCGCCATAGCGGGCGCCGCGGGATTTCGGATCGGGCTGGCGGTGGCATTCCCCGGACGGATGCGGCGGCTCGATTCGGCGGTCGCGGCAGGGCGCACGGGCGGCCTGGCGATGGCGGGTGTCGTGGTGATGTTGCTTGCCGCAGGGCTGCTTGAAGGAATCGGGCGGCAGACAGTGCAAAGTGACGCGCTGCGTTATGCCATCGGCGGCACGATCCTGCTCGGCTGGCTGATATATTTCTATCTTCCTCGGCCGAATCGTGAGCGGACGCCATGA
- a CDS encoding AAA family ATPase, which yields MTIEAVQTFGAAIRDEVAKAVVGQEETVDLMLVALLARGHILLEGPPGTAKTLLARSFAKALGLDFGRIQFTPDLMPGDIIGTNLFNFQTSQFALNRGPVFTEILLADEINRTPPKTQAALLEAMQERTVTIDGETMALGPRFTVIATQNPIEQQGVYPLPEAQLDRFLFKQVVDYPPIEEERRIIATHGANDVKMSPEQWGVEARADADRIAAAVDAVGQVKLVDEVIDYVVALVRETRGVADLENGASPRAGAMLAGAARARAALQGRDFVIPDDVKALAPALLRHRLILSPAAEIDGRQVEDVLTGIIETIEAPR from the coding sequence GTGACGATTGAAGCGGTGCAGACGTTCGGCGCGGCGATCCGTGACGAAGTGGCCAAGGCCGTCGTCGGTCAGGAGGAAACGGTCGACCTGATGCTGGTGGCGCTGCTCGCGCGGGGCCATATCCTGCTCGAAGGGCCGCCGGGCACTGCCAAGACCCTGCTCGCGCGCAGCTTTGCAAAGGCGCTGGGGCTCGATTTCGGGCGTATCCAGTTCACGCCCGATCTGATGCCGGGCGACATCATCGGTACCAACTTGTTCAATTTCCAGACGTCGCAATTCGCGCTGAACCGGGGGCCGGTCTTCACCGAGATCCTGCTTGCCGACGAAATCAACCGCACGCCGCCCAAAACCCAGGCCGCGCTGCTCGAGGCGATGCAGGAACGCACCGTCACGATTGACGGCGAGACGATGGCGCTCGGCCCGCGCTTCACGGTGATCGCGACGCAGAACCCGATCGAGCAGCAGGGCGTGTATCCGCTCCCCGAAGCGCAGCTCGATCGGTTCCTGTTCAAGCAGGTCGTCGATTATCCGCCGATCGAGGAAGAACGGCGCATCATCGCCACGCACGGCGCCAACGATGTGAAGATGTCGCCCGAGCAATGGGGCGTCGAAGCCCGGGCGGACGCCGACCGCATCGCCGCCGCAGTCGATGCCGTGGGGCAAGTCAAGCTGGTCGACGAAGTCATCGATTATGTCGTCGCGCTGGTTCGTGAAACGCGTGGTGTCGCCGATCTCGAAAACGGCGCCAGCCCGCGTGCCGGCGCGATGCTGGCGGGGGCCGCGCGTGCCCGCGCCGCGCTCCAGGGGCGCGATTTCGTGATTCCCGACGATGTTAAGGCGCTGGCACCGGCATTGCTGCGCCATCGCCTGATCCTGTCGCCTGCCGCCGAAATCGACGGACGGCAGGTGGAGGACGTGCTTACCGGCATTATCGAGACGATCGAGGCGCCGCGTTGA
- a CDS encoding Mov34/MPN/PAD-1 family protein, with protein sequence MTVRISRSLLAEIDAACNAAAPCEACGLLFGEARAIMRWQASENVAATPETHFEIDPAALFAAIRAERAGGPTLLGYWHSHPNGDASPSVTDAAMASPDGKLWLIAARGEASLWRAVPDGERHGRFDPVPLAVTQG encoded by the coding sequence ATGACGGTACGAATTTCAAGATCGCTGCTCGCCGAAATTGACGCTGCGTGCAACGCGGCGGCACCGTGTGAAGCATGCGGCCTGTTGTTCGGCGAGGCGCGCGCGATCATGCGGTGGCAGGCGTCCGAAAATGTCGCGGCCACGCCCGAGACGCATTTCGAGATCGATCCGGCCGCCTTGTTTGCCGCGATCCGCGCCGAACGTGCCGGCGGACCGACGCTGCTGGGCTATTGGCATTCGCATCCGAACGGCGATGCGTCGCCTTCGGTCACGGATGCGGCGATGGCCTCGCCGGACGGCAAGCTGTGGCTCATTGCTGCCCGGGGCGAAGCATCGCTGTGGCGCGCGGTGCCGGACGGCGAGCGGCACGGGCGGTTCGATCCGGTGCCGCTCGCCGTCACGCAGGGCTGA
- a CDS encoding DNA polymerase III subunit gamma/tau: MTDESPLDLGEPPQPAKAEAYRVLARKYRPKTFSELIGQDAMVTTLGNAIKRDRLAHAFLLTGVRGVGKTSTARLIAKALNCIGPDGQGGPTIDPCGVCEPCRAISEGRHIDVIEMDAASHTGIDDVREIIEASRYAAVSARYKIYIIDEVHMLSKAAFNGLLKTLEEPPSHVKFLFATTEVHKVPVTVLSRCQRFDLRRIPADLLAEHFAHVVEAEGVTAEPEALALVARAAEGSARDGLSILDQAIAHADIEGGGVRADMVRAMLGLSDRGAIRELFGLLLKGEGQGALKALRAQYDLGVDPQAVLKTLLETVHAVTLTKLGTAPQPGQSGEEVRDLEEWAAALSFPALHRLWQLLLKGHDEVARAAMPIESCEMALLRVIHASQLPDPGDLARRLASGEMPAAAAPVQAPAPAVPSAPVAQAEPEPPALPADLPAMVQMLQDRNRFALAEEVRSIVRLREYDAPKIEFAAARALPYDFLRELGAALREITGVNWQVRAVEGEGQPTLREQGESEAAAEKAAVMASPLVAAAMDAFPDAELVGWKRSRSN; the protein is encoded by the coding sequence ATGACCGACGAATCCCCCCTCGATCTCGGCGAGCCGCCGCAGCCGGCCAAGGCCGAGGCCTATCGCGTGCTCGCGCGCAAATACCGGCCCAAGACCTTTTCCGAGCTGATCGGGCAGGATGCGATGGTCACCACGCTGGGCAATGCGATCAAGCGCGACCGGCTGGCGCATGCCTTTCTGCTCACCGGCGTGCGCGGGGTCGGCAAGACATCGACCGCGCGGCTGATCGCCAAGGCGCTGAACTGCATCGGGCCGGACGGGCAGGGCGGGCCGACGATCGATCCGTGCGGGGTGTGCGAGCCGTGCCGCGCGATTTCCGAAGGGCGGCATATCGACGTCATCGAAATGGACGCCGCCAGCCATACCGGCATCGACGACGTTCGCGAGATCATCGAGGCGTCGCGCTATGCCGCGGTTTCGGCGCGCTACAAGATCTACATCATCGACGAAGTCCATATGCTGTCCAAGGCGGCGTTCAACGGGCTGCTCAAGACGCTCGAAGAGCCGCCGAGCCATGTGAAATTCCTGTTCGCCACCACCGAGGTGCACAAGGTGCCGGTGACGGTGCTCTCGCGCTGCCAGCGCTTCGATTTGCGGCGGATTCCGGCCGACTTGCTCGCGGAGCACTTCGCGCATGTCGTGGAGGCGGAGGGCGTCACTGCCGAGCCCGAGGCGCTGGCGCTGGTCGCCCGCGCGGCGGAGGGTTCGGCGCGCGACGGGCTCTCGATCCTCGATCAGGCGATCGCCCATGCCGATATCGAAGGCGGCGGCGTGCGCGCCGACATGGTCCGCGCGATGCTCGGCCTGTCCGATCGCGGCGCGATCCGCGAGCTGTTCGGGCTGCTGCTCAAGGGCGAGGGGCAGGGGGCGCTCAAGGCGCTGCGCGCGCAATATGATCTCGGCGTCGATCCGCAGGCGGTGCTCAAGACATTGCTCGAAACCGTCCATGCCGTGACGCTGACCAAGCTGGGCACCGCGCCGCAGCCCGGCCAGTCGGGCGAGGAAGTGCGCGACCTGGAGGAATGGGCGGCGGCGCTTTCCTTCCCCGCGCTGCATCGCTTGTGGCAATTGCTGCTCAAGGGGCATGACGAAGTCGCGCGCGCCGCGATGCCGATCGAAAGCTGCGAAATGGCGCTGCTGCGGGTGATCCATGCCTCGCAGCTTCCCGATCCGGGCGATCTGGCGCGGCGGCTGGCCTCGGGCGAAATGCCCGCGGCGGCGGCGCCCGTACAGGCTCCGGCCCCGGCGGTGCCATCCGCGCCGGTTGCGCAAGCGGAGCCGGAACCGCCCGCTCTGCCTGCCGACTTGCCGGCGATGGTGCAGATGCTGCAGGATCGCAATCGCTTCGCGCTGGCCGAGGAAGTGCGGTCGATCGTCCGGCTGAGAGAGTATGACGCGCCGAAAATCGAATTCGCGGCGGCGCGGGCCTTGCCCTATGATTTCCTGCGCGAGCTGGGCGCCGCGCTGCGCGAAATCACGGGCGTCAACTGGCAGGTCAGGGCAGTGGAGGGCGAGGGACAGCCCACGCTGCGCGAACAGGGGGAATCGGAAGCCGCGGCGGAAAAGGCCGCGGTGATGGCGTCGCCGCTGGTCGCGGCGGCGATGGACGCGTTTCCCGATGCCGAGCTTGTCGGCTGGAAACGCAGCAGGAGCAACTAG
- a CDS encoding RDD family protein, which produces MRSARQARSTRRHFVTPEGVDLGLDLAGAGDRAAAFLIDVVIILAILIGATILLGIMARAAGETAGSALMIIWLLGFFVLRNAWFTLFELSGRGATPGKRIVKLRVVARDGARLTGGAVFVRNAMREIEIFLPLTFLAMDARSSQVDALIVLLGVGWTFIFLFFPLLNRDRLRVGDMLAGTWVVRQVQRDLSEDLGRDTGERQRRVFPEATLELYGVYELQTLEDVLRRGSVDAVAVVADSIRTKAGLPDDGDDYGFLSDYYAALCARLERGAMLGRRREDKSTPVRS; this is translated from the coding sequence ATGAGGAGCGCGCGGCAAGCACGTTCGACCCGACGGCATTTCGTGACGCCGGAGGGAGTCGATCTCGGCCTCGACTTGGCCGGCGCGGGCGATCGTGCGGCTGCGTTTCTGATCGATGTCGTGATCATCCTCGCGATCCTGATCGGCGCGACCATCCTGCTCGGGATCATGGCGCGCGCGGCCGGTGAAACCGCCGGATCGGCGTTGATGATCATTTGGTTGCTCGGCTTTTTCGTTCTGCGGAACGCATGGTTCACACTGTTCGAATTGTCGGGCCGGGGCGCGACGCCGGGCAAGCGTATCGTCAAGCTGCGGGTGGTGGCACGCGACGGCGCGCGGCTCACCGGCGGGGCGGTATTCGTGCGTAATGCAATGCGCGAGATCGAGATATTCCTGCCGCTGACTTTCCTGGCTATGGATGCGCGAAGCAGTCAGGTGGATGCGCTGATCGTGCTGCTTGGCGTCGGCTGGACGTTCATTTTCCTGTTCTTCCCGTTGCTCAACCGGGATCGGCTGCGTGTCGGTGACATGCTGGCCGGAACCTGGGTCGTGCGGCAGGTGCAGCGCGACCTCAGCGAGGACCTGGGACGCGACACGGGCGAGCGGCAGCGGCGCGTCTTTCCCGAAGCGACGCTCGAACTCTACGGCGTTTACGAGTTGCAGACGCTTGAGGACGTGCTGCGGCGGGGCAGTGTCGATGCCGTCGCCGTCGTCGCCGATTCGATCCGCACCAAGGCCGGGCTGCCCGATGATGGCGATGACTACGGTTTTCTGTCGGACTATTATGCGGCGCTCTGCGCGCGACTGGAGCGCGGGGCGATGCTGGGACGACGGCGCGAGGACAAATCGACGCCGGTCCGGTCGTGA